Genomic DNA from Methanocalculus natronophilus:
GACATGATCGCTTTCTCCCTCATCAGTTCGACGCCTTTCAAGGCATCGGCTGCTGCATCAACCAGTTCGGCAAGCCCGCTTTCGTTTGTATACGCAACATCAAAGAGGCCGACCAACCGCTTCTTCACCTCATGATGAAGGAAATCCCCGTCTGCAAACTCTTCTTTGGTTGGTGACGGTCCGCCGATGAGTACACCTTTGAATCGTTCGAAGTAGTCTTTCTCAGAGAGGAAAGCCTCGCTTGATCGCTCCCCGACCTTTTTATAGAACTCATTGATTGCGATCAGCCGGAGCCGCTCAAAACGGGCAGCAGACTGACCACCTTTCCGTTGTTTGCCGGGAACTGTCGAGTTGGTTCCATTTACAGGCTCGATCCGGTTCCCGCGAAGAAAGCCCCAGTACGCTTCACGCCTGTCGATGACGAGGAGACCGTAGACATACTTCTCCTCAAGCATCTGCTTCAGTGGTTCAAGCTCAAAGCCTGAGCTGCACCGGTACATGTACGTGCCAAGCGGTTCAGGTGGCTCAATGATGGTCGTCTCAAACGAGCTCCTGTCACCGCCGATATTGACCGCACCCGAGAAGACTGCCATCCCATGTTCGGGTGGGAAGCGGTAGCTCTTCAGGCGTGAGAGGATCGAGGAGAGGGCGCTCTGTACATTTGTCTTTGTCTGTTTGCTTTTGATATTCGCTGACTGCCCGTATTCATCACGAAGCTGTGCTGTCACATCGGATATCTGTTTATCCGGGGGTATATACAGGGAGATTAATTCTGTTCCACTCCCCTCTTTCTCCTCAAGCCGCTCAAGCATCTTTTTAAATTCATAGCGGCGGCGTGCCTCGTCTTTATCTGCCTGGGTAGTATCTGCCATGCGTATCTGTCACCAGTATAAAACCGTTTACACTTGTTCTTCTGCCCAAATAAAAGTGCTTATGCAGAATAATGGAGCGCCCCGAAAACGCCCCTGCACCAGTATTCGAATGGATCCGGGATCATAATTCCTGGCATCTGAAGAGGAGGGCGATCGTCTTTGCATCAGCGATCCGGCCATCCCGGGCCATCTCTTCGGCAACGGATCGTCTGATCCTGACGACATCAATCACCTCATCCTCATCGGGCTGGTACTCATCTGCCGGCTCAAGATCACGGGCTTCAAAAAGATGGAGCACCTCGTCGGTGTACCCAGGCGAGGTCAGAATAACACCCCGGGATATAAAATTGCCTGATCTGAGGCGGGTCTCCTCGATCAGCTCCCGGTATGCAGTCTCAACCGGAGTCTCCCCCGGCTCCATGGTACCGGCAGGCGCCTCATAGATATAGTCCCCGACTGCCGGCCTGTACTGCCTGATCAGGTAGCAGTCGTCGCCATCACAGGGGAGCATGGCGACTGCCCCGCCGGGATGGACGATGATCGCCTCCCTGGTCTTCCCGTTTGGAAGGGAAACGTTCCGCAGTTCAACAGAGAGACGCTTTCCCTGGTAGATGATCGTCATTTCAGTACTGCTCCCGGTAGGTGATTGGATCATCTATTCCAACAGCCCGAAATGCCAAAAGCCGGTAGTGGCAGGATGAACAGATGCCGCATGCGGGATCGTTGTCCTGGTAGCAGGACCAGGTCTCGGCATAGGGAACACCAAGCGAGAGGCCCTCCTTCAGTATCTCTGTTTTATTCATCCCGGCAAACGGCGCCATGATCCGGATTGGCGTATCTGCCATTGTCCCCAGATCGATGACCCGCTGGAACGCCTCGATGAACTCCAGACGGCAGTCAGGATACCCTGCATAATCACCTGCCTGCACCCCGATGAAGACTGCATCACCACCGCGGGCTTCACAGAAACTCGTTGCAATAGCAAGCAGGTTCGCGTTCCTGAATGGCACATAGGTATTTGGATGAGTCCCGGACGATTCCTCATGGGTTTCAACTGCCATACCGGGATCGGTCAGGCTGCTTGCTCCAAAGATCCTGAAGTAGTCAAGGGATATGACAACCGGCGGTTCTGTTCCGAGGAGATCTGCTATCCGGCGGGCTGAGCGGAGTTCTCTTGTTTCTGTCCGCTGGCCGTAGGTGATATGGAGAGGGAGGAGATCGTAGCCCATATTCTTTGCATAGTATGCAAGCGTTGCCGAGTCCATTCCCCCGGAGAGGAGACACACTGCTTTCATCGTACACCAATCTGTTTGTGAAGCTGGAGCTGAAGCCGGATCCGGTGATCCCAGCTCAGAAGTTCTTCTGCTATCGCCTGGTAATCAGATCCTGCAACCGGAGAGATAAAGATCTCCGCCTCTGTCGGGTGGGACCTGATGATGTCATGGGCATACTCAAGATCAGCCAGGTTCTGGACAACGAACTTGACCGAGTCTTCTGCGCGCAGCCCTGCAAGGAGACTGGTATCGCTCGTCTCACCAGATGACGGGCATTTGACATCCAGGGTGATGGATGCAAACGGAGTGACCGAATCAACTGGTATCGTACCATTTGTCTCAATATCAGTCATATATCCCAGACGGCTGAACTCTTCAAGGAGAGGGAGGAGTTCTTCTGCCTGGAGAAGCGGTTCTCCTCCGGTAATACAGAGATAGCTATTGCCAATCTCCCGGATCGTCTGCAGGATCTCGTCTCCGGTGAGTTCTGATCCTGCACCCGGATCACGCGCCGCAGGCGTGTCGCACCACCGGCAGTTCAGATTACAACCCGCCAGACGGAGAAACGTGCAGCGGAGACCCTGGTTCCTGCCTTCACCCTGAAAACTTGAAAAGATCTCCGCAACCCTCATATTACCGCTCAACCTCGGCAAAACATCCGGCAGACTCCCATACCCGCACCCTGACGACACGGCAGTCAAGACCCATGCTGCGGCAGGAAGAGTCGATTCGATCTGCGATGTCAACAGCCAGGAGCTCGCTGGTTGGATCCCCAGCTGTTGTGACGACATCCTGGTACTCAGAGAGGCATGCAACCATCGGATCATCGCAGTTTAGGATCACCTGGTGGTCATAGACCTCAACAAGATTTTTGATACAGTTGTAATCAAGGAGGATCTGCGTCTTCTCGTCTACTGCCCCTTCAAGCCAGACTTCCGTCCGCCACCGGTGGCCGTGAAGACGGGCACATTTTCCATCATAGTGAAGGAGGCGATGACTTGCATCGAAGAAGACCTCTTTGTAGATGCGCAGAGACATATGGTATACTGATTCGCGAAGATAAGGTATAAGGTTATTATTAGTGACCACGCATGAATGTAGGAACGCGTGGTCTGCGGATAGTATATAAAACACTTCCGCGCAATATGTATTCCAGATTCTGGAACGTCCACCGGATCAAAAACCAAAATATTGAGGTCTATTCATGGGACAGGGAAAATTTGCAGCGAGAAAACTCCAGCGCGACTCAAAGAAGTTCCGCTGGAGTGATTCGAGATATGCACGCCGTGCACTTGAGCTGAAGCTGAAGGCAGATCCGCTGAAAGGATCGCCTCAGGGCCGTGGAATCGTCCTTGAAAAGGTCGGTGTCGAGGCAAAACAGCCAAACTCGGCGATCAGGAAATGCGTACGAGTACAGTTGATCAAAAACGGCCGTCAGGTAACCGCATTCGCAGTGGGCGACGGTGCGATCAACTTCATCGATGAACACGACGAAGTGACGATTGAGGGAATCGGCGGACGTATGGGGCGTTCAATGGGAGATATCCCAGGTGTTCGTTTCGTGGTAACCGCAGTAAACAATGTTTCACTCCACGAACTCGTCCTTGGACGGAAGGAGAAGGCGCGCAGGTGAGTCTGATGACAGAAGAAGAGCAGACCACGCAGAAGGCAATCCTTCTCTTCAACAAATGGGATCCTTCAGAAGTTGTAATCAAGGATCCGGGGCTTGAGCGGTATGTCACCATACAGTCAATGGCTGTTCCGCACAGCTGCGGCCGTCTCACCCAGCAGCAGTTCACCAAATCGGGAATGGCAATCGTTGAGCGGTTGATCAACCGCCTGATGCAGGTTGAGCACAATACCGGGAAAAAGCAGCTCTGCACGCGGATCGTGATGGACTCATTCGATATCATCCATGCAAAAACCAAGCAGAACCCGATCCAGGTGCTCATTGATGCAATTGGAAATACAGGGCCTCGTGAAGAGACGGTCAGGCTGAAATATGGTGGTATCAATGTTCCAAAATCGGTGGATACCGCACCGATCCGCAGGGTCAATACCGCACTGAAATATATCGCAACCGGCGTCTGGCGGGGATCCCACAAGACAAAGAGATCGGTTTCCCAGGTTCTTGCCGATGAGCTGATCGCTGCATCCAAAGGCGACTCAAAGTGCTTCTCCGTCGGTAAAAAGGAAGAAGTCGAGCGGATTGCAAAATCCGCCCGCTAATCAATACTTTTTTGGTGAGTTATGTCACGCGGCAAAAAGATGGTGGAGAAGGTTTCGGAGCTGATGGACAAGCCCGAATTTATCCGAAATATTGGTATTGTAGCACATATCGATCATGGGAAGACCACGTTCTCTGACAACCTCCTCTCAGGAGCAGGAATGATCTCAGAGGAACTTTCCGGAAAGCAGCTCTTCATGGATTCAGATGAGGAGGAGCAGGCTCGCGGCATCACAATCGACGCCTCAAACGTCTCGATGGTCCACGAGTATTCAGGAAAGGAATACTTAATCAACATGATCGATACCCCCGGCCATGTCGACTTTGGTGGTGACGTCACCCGTGCGATGCGCGCTGTTGACGGTGCAATCGTCCTCGTCGATGCAGTGGAAGGGCCGATGCCCCAGACCGAGACCGTTCTGAGACAGGCGCTCAAAGAAGGTGTCCGGCCGGTTCTGTTCATCAACAAGGTGGATCGCCTTATCAATGAGCTGAAAGTCGATCCACAGGAGATGATGATCCGGCTTGGGCGGGTCATTGATAAGGTCAATACACTGATCAAGGGCATGAACGAGAAGATGTACACCGAAGGTGGCTGGAAACTCGATGCAGCAAACGGTACTGTTGCCTTTGGATCAGCCCTCTACAACTGGGCCGTCTCGATTCCCTATATGCAGAAGAGCGGTATCTCCTTCAAAGAGGTGATTGACAAGTGCAATGCAGGCGACATGAAAGCACTTGCAAAAACCAGTCCCCTCCATGAAGTGGTTCTTGATATCGTTGTCAAGCATCTCCCAAATCCAATCGACGCACAGAAACGGCGTATCCCGATCATCTGGCATGGAGACAAGGAAACTGTCGAAGGAAAGGCAATGCTCTCCTGTGACTGGAAGGGCCCCGCTGCAATGATGATCACCGACATCTCGTTTGACCCCCATGCAGGAGAGGTCGCAACAGGCCGTCTCTTCTCAGGAAAGCTCTCCCGCGGCATGGAACTCTATGTCGTCGGAACTGCCGGAAAGCCGAACCGTCTCCAGCAGGTCGGTATCTTCATGGGCCCGACCCGTGTCGAGGTGGAGCAGATCGTCGGCGGCAACATCGCTGCAGTCACCGGTCTCAAAGATGCAATCGTTGGTTCAACAGTCACCTCCAGCAAGGAAATGGTGCCGTTTGAGTCGCTGAAACACTACTCGGAACCGGTCATGACGGTTGCTGTTGAAGCAAAGAACATGAAGGACCTCCCAAAGCTTGTCGAGGTGCTTCGCCAGGTGGCAAAGGAAGATCCAACCATCCGCATCAACATCAACGAGGAGACCGGAGAGCACCTGATTGCAGGTATGGGCGAACTGCACCTGGAAGTCATCTGTGGCCGTATCCGCCGTGACAAGAACGTGGATATTGTCACCTCTGAACCGATCGTTGTCTACCGTGAGACCGTCACCACAAAAGCAGGTCCCGTCGAGGGCAAGTCGCCAAACAGGCACAACAGGTTCTACATTGAAATTGAGCCACTCGAGGATGAGATTGTATCTGCAATTCAGACTGGCGAGGTCTCAATGACCATGAACAACATCGAGCGGCGTGATATCCTGATCGAGCGTGGCATGGACAAGGAAGAGGCGAAGAATGTGAAGGACATGTATGAGACAAACATCTTCATTGACATGACAAAGGGTATTC
This window encodes:
- the prf1 gene encoding peptide chain release factor aRF-1 encodes the protein MADTTQADKDEARRRYEFKKMLERLEEKEGSGTELISLYIPPDKQISDVTAQLRDEYGQSANIKSKQTKTNVQSALSSILSRLKSYRFPPEHGMAVFSGAVNIGGDRSSFETTIIEPPEPLGTYMYRCSSGFELEPLKQMLEEKYVYGLLVIDRREAYWGFLRGNRIEPVNGTNSTVPGKQRKGGQSAARFERLRLIAINEFYKKVGERSSEAFLSEKDYFERFKGVLIGGPSPTKEEFADGDFLHHEVKKRLVGLFDVAYTNESGLAELVDAAADALKGVELMREKAIMSRFFKELTKDDGLAAYGEASIRKNLETGAVDTLLLSDKLREVRLDIRCGACGYREERTVKTEPGKKSSDIEFGNCPDCTSPLQLEEETDIIDELTTLADQSSTNVEIISDDFEEGAMLNNAFGGIAAILRYRTGL
- a CDS encoding NUDIX hydrolase, translated to MIQSPTGSSTEMTIIYQGKRLSVELRNVSLPNGKTREAIIVHPGGAVAMLPCDGDDCYLIRQYRPAVGDYIYEAPAGTMEPGETPVETAYRELIEETRLRSGNFISRGVILTSPGYTDEVLHLFEARDLEPADEYQPDEDEVIDVVRIRRSVAEEMARDGRIADAKTIALLFRCQEL
- the queC gene encoding 7-cyano-7-deazaguanine synthase QueC gives rise to the protein MKAVCLLSGGMDSATLAYYAKNMGYDLLPLHITYGQRTETRELRSARRIADLLGTEPPVVISLDYFRIFGASSLTDPGMAVETHEESSGTHPNTYVPFRNANLLAIATSFCEARGGDAVFIGVQAGDYAGYPDCRLEFIEAFQRVIDLGTMADTPIRIMAPFAGMNKTEILKEGLSLGVPYAETWSCYQDNDPACGICSSCHYRLLAFRAVGIDDPITYREQY
- a CDS encoding 7-carboxy-7-deazaguanine synthase QueE, which translates into the protein MRVAEIFSSFQGEGRNQGLRCTFLRLAGCNLNCRWCDTPAARDPGAGSELTGDEILQTIREIGNSYLCITGGEPLLQAEELLPLLEEFSRLGYMTDIETNGTIPVDSVTPFASITLDVKCPSSGETSDTSLLAGLRAEDSVKFVVQNLADLEYAHDIIRSHPTEAEIFISPVAGSDYQAIAEELLSWDHRIRLQLQLHKQIGVR
- a CDS encoding 6-carboxytetrahydropterin synthase — translated: MSLRIYKEVFFDASHRLLHYDGKCARLHGHRWRTEVWLEGAVDEKTQILLDYNCIKNLVEVYDHQVILNCDDPMVACLSEYQDVVTTAGDPTSELLAVDIADRIDSSCRSMGLDCRVVRVRVWESAGCFAEVER
- a CDS encoding 30S ribosomal protein S12 encodes the protein MGQGKFAARKLQRDSKKFRWSDSRYARRALELKLKADPLKGSPQGRGIVLEKVGVEAKQPNSAIRKCVRVQLIKNGRQVTAFAVGDGAINFIDEHDEVTIEGIGGRMGRSMGDIPGVRFVVTAVNNVSLHELVLGRKEKARR
- a CDS encoding 30S ribosomal protein S7, whose protein sequence is MTEEEQTTQKAILLFNKWDPSEVVIKDPGLERYVTIQSMAVPHSCGRLTQQQFTKSGMAIVERLINRLMQVEHNTGKKQLCTRIVMDSFDIIHAKTKQNPIQVLIDAIGNTGPREETVRLKYGGINVPKSVDTAPIRRVNTALKYIATGVWRGSHKTKRSVSQVLADELIAASKGDSKCFSVGKKEEVERIAKSAR
- a CDS encoding elongation factor EF-2; the encoded protein is MSRGKKMVEKVSELMDKPEFIRNIGIVAHIDHGKTTFSDNLLSGAGMISEELSGKQLFMDSDEEEQARGITIDASNVSMVHEYSGKEYLINMIDTPGHVDFGGDVTRAMRAVDGAIVLVDAVEGPMPQTETVLRQALKEGVRPVLFINKVDRLINELKVDPQEMMIRLGRVIDKVNTLIKGMNEKMYTEGGWKLDAANGTVAFGSALYNWAVSIPYMQKSGISFKEVIDKCNAGDMKALAKTSPLHEVVLDIVVKHLPNPIDAQKRRIPIIWHGDKETVEGKAMLSCDWKGPAAMMITDISFDPHAGEVATGRLFSGKLSRGMELYVVGTAGKPNRLQQVGIFMGPTRVEVEQIVGGNIAAVTGLKDAIVGSTVTSSKEMVPFESLKHYSEPVMTVAVEAKNMKDLPKLVEVLRQVAKEDPTIRININEETGEHLIAGMGELHLEVICGRIRRDKNVDIVTSEPIVVYRETVTTKAGPVEGKSPNRHNRFYIEIEPLEDEIVSAIQTGEVSMTMNNIERRDILIERGMDKEEAKNVKDMYETNIFIDMTKGIQYLNETMELVLDGLHEALDGGPLADEQVQRAKIRLMDVKLHEDAIHRGPAQVIPAVRSAVKAAILMANDQLLEPVQKIQITVPQDQMGAAISQIQGRRGQLGSTDSEGDQIVVNGTAPVAELFGFAGDLRSATEGRAMWSTEFAGFQLVPSSLVKEVVMGIRKRKGLKEQIPTPNDYLA